In Hymenobacter sublimis, a single genomic region encodes these proteins:
- a CDS encoding L-threonylcarbamoyladenylate synthase → MSATLLRIHPDNPPQNRLAQAVEILRKGGVIIYPTDTVYGLGCDIHNARAVEKLCRIKGLHPEKANLSFICSDLSHITDYATGITTPVYKVLKKALPGPFTFIFEASNKAPRYGGVKRKTVGIRVPDNNICTGLVRELGNPIVSTSIHDEDEILEYSTDPDLIFEKYRPLVDLVIDGGFGNNIASTVVDCTNEDFDIVRQGVGDIEQYL, encoded by the coding sequence ATGTCCGCAACCTTGCTCCGCATCCACCCCGACAATCCGCCCCAGAACCGCTTGGCGCAAGCTGTAGAAATACTTCGCAAAGGCGGCGTCATTATTTATCCTACCGATACGGTGTACGGCCTAGGCTGTGATATTCATAATGCCCGGGCCGTGGAAAAGCTCTGCCGCATCAAGGGCCTGCATCCGGAAAAGGCCAACCTTTCCTTTATCTGCTCCGACTTATCTCACATCACCGACTACGCTACCGGCATTACGACGCCCGTGTACAAGGTGCTGAAAAAAGCGCTACCTGGTCCTTTCACCTTCATCTTTGAAGCCAGTAACAAGGCCCCTCGCTACGGCGGTGTGAAGCGCAAAACCGTGGGTATTCGGGTGCCCGACAATAACATCTGCACCGGATTGGTGCGCGAACTGGGCAACCCCATCGTTTCGACGTCTATTCACGATGAGGATGAGATTCTGGAATATAGCACCGACCCTGACCTCATCTTCGAGAAGTACCGGCCGCTGGTAGACTTAGTGATTGATGGCGGCTTCGGCAACAACATCGCCAGCACCGTCGTCGACTGTACTAATGAAGATTTCGACATCGTCCGGCAGGGTGTGGGAGATATTGAGCAGTACTTGTAA